The Candidatus Methylomirabilota bacterium nucleotide sequence CTCACCTCCGTGCCGAGGGATCGCTCCCTCGCCCGATTGTACGCGAGGCGGGCGGCCGCCAGGTCCTCGAGCGCCCAGCCGACGGACTTGAAGAGCGTGATCTCCTCGGGCCGGGTGCGCCCGGCGCGCGCCCCGGTCACCAGCTCCGCCAGCTCGGCGACGACGTGCTCCCGCCCGATCGCGCCCTCGCCGAGCGGGATCAGGATGTCGCCGGCCTCCTCCAGCGCGCCCGCGTACGTGTCCACCGCCACGCGCGCGCGGCGGACGACCTCGGTGTCCACCTCGCGGGCGTCGCGCCGGAACGCCCCCACGGCGTCGACGTGCGTGCCGGGACGGAGGTCGGCGCCCGCCACCACCGGCGTCCGCGCCGTCGTCGCGCAGGTGACGACGTCGGCGTCGGCCACGGCCCGGCGGGCGTCGGGCGCGACCTCGACGGCGATCCCGAGCTCGCGGCCGAGCGCGGCGCAGAATTCCCGCGCCCGCGCCGGGTCGCGGCCGACGACGGACACGCTCTCGAGCGGCAGGACCGCCGCGAGGCAGCGCACCTGGAACGCGGCCTGCACGCCGGCGCCGAAGCAGGCGAGGCGGCGCGCGTCGGGCCGGGCCAGGTGGCGGGCGGCGAGCGCCGAGGTGGCGCCGGTGCGGATCCCGGTGAGGAAGGTGCCCTCGAGGAGCGCCAGCGGCCGGCCCGAGGCGCCGTCCATGAGGACGTAGCTCGCGTAGATCGTCGGATGGCCGCGGAGGCGATTCCTCTCGTAGTAGGTCACGAGCTTCGTCCCCAGCGCGTGGGCGTCGCCGTCGTCGATCGCCGCGGGCATGAGGAGGAGCACGCCGTCGTCGGCGACGGGCAGCACGCCGCGCGCCGGCACCCGCGTCCGCCCAGCCGCATGCGCGCCGATCGACGCCGCGAGGGCATCCACGAGACCCGGCGGGTCGAGGACGGCCCGCAGATCGTCGCGCGAGAGGACGAGCACCGCCC carries:
- a CDS encoding ornithine cyclodeaminase family protein (catalyzes the formation of L-proline from L-ornithine); protein product: MLVLSRDDLRAVLDPPGLVDALAASIGAHAAGRTRVPARGVLPVADDGVLLLMPAAIDDGDAHALGTKLVTYYERNRLRGHPTIYASYVLMDGASGRPLALLEGTFLTGIRTGATSALAARHLARPDARRLACFGAGVQAAFQVRCLAAVLPLESVSVVGRDPARAREFCAALGRELGIAVEVAPDARRAVADADVVTCATTARTPVVAGADLRPGTHVDAVGAFRRDAREVDTEVVRRARVAVDTYAGALEEAGDILIPLGEGAIGREHVVAELAELVTGARAGRTRPEEITLFKSVGWALEDLAAARLAYNRARERSLGTEVSL